The genome window TTATAGGGGACGGGGGTGAGTTACGCGGTACCGCAACGTTCGGGGAAAGGGTTGTTcgaaagaaaatcgaaagaaacAAACTAAAAGATTCTTCCACCCCCTCCCTCGCCCATCccttttttaatattctcgGAAGAAACCAACAAGGAATCTTGCATTACGAACTCATTAAGGCCAGTGCTATcatttgaatttcaacccTGTGGAATGTTAATGTTTTGTATACGGAACGCTtgacgaatcgaaattttgaattcgaatttcTTGGTTCAATAAAAGTCAGTTACGGAATGGAATTCGTTGTCAAGTCGAATCTGCCGATCGAAATTCCTCATGAAAATTCACTCACTGCGAAAAAAAACCCCGTAATTATTAATGAGAgctaaaaatatggaaattgtacaaaaatggaTAACGCGTATCTGGTACTtttaagataaaaaaattaatcaatccTCTCCGTCGTAACGTGttttgataaaaaagaaaagtcacAAGAAATCAACAATCGAAACCGTTGCCTGAATAGTTGAGCCAAAAAAAGTCGTTATCCGTGGCTAAGGTGCATTCGCACGATCGAAAGCTTTTCTTCGTCCATTAGGCGGAACCGGCAAGAAAAAAggcagaaacaaaaaaaacttcaaaatcaaAGTCGTCTTCGTTCCGAAGGGGAGGTTTTTGCGCTAGGCAGACTAAACACTGTATTCCATAGGAAGAATTCCTAGGAGATACAGattaagagagaaagagagagagagagagtcgagtatgcaaattttttcgttcaaagcCTGAGAACTTTTGATGGGGTGAGCGACAGACGTGAGCTGTGGGCAGTTTTTTGACCACGAGAGCGGGCCCGTGAGAATGATGATAAAAAACTTCGGAAACCCTTTCCCTCTCCTCTCTCCCTTCGCCTGTTGCCTCAACGCCCTTAtcgccctctctttctctctctgatCCCCATAAGAGCGTCACGAGGCTGCAAGAAGATCGTCGGGCGAATGCCATATACACACAGGTAACGTGTCCTCGTTTAATATGCCGGTGAGGGTCCGCGAACCAAAAAAACACCCGCTCATTTTGCGACGAGCCAAACTTTGTAGATACCTCTTCCACCTTGATTCGACAATTAAATATTCCAAAAGGATGTCAATACATGTTAAGGacgcaaaaaataaaacatgtaaatacatatacATACTTTTTATCAGCGAACTCGGTTTCCTAAGAAACTGCTTTTGTATAGGCGAAACTAGTTCAGTctgatatttattttctcctaCTACGAATAATTTCACTTAGCCTGCACGAAATATCTCGACAAAACTAGTTCGGCGTAACTATTCTGGTAGGCCAAACTAGATTGACCCATCGAACCCGCAGTCCAGAATCAGAATTCAATTCTTATCATCCCAATGAAAACATTCGAATAATTTAACAAACATATATGACTGGGcaagaaaatttgtattttgcgATAATACATAATGAAAAGAATAATCTTAACTACAAAATGCGATTCTTTAGTACAAATAATACTTGGCTATGTTACTGTTAGATTGAAGCGCAATATCCATATacctaaatatatatatatatatctgtatatgtatacatttgtttatttataataCATATCTTCGGACATCGTCGTGggcataaataaaaatcagttccaaaaagtctgtcaattattgtaaaaaaggTAAACTCTATATATATCACAATGTATAAAAAAGCTGCTATTTCTCGTAGGCAGAATTGCAAGATTACGCTATCAAGATGATTGAGATAAATGACTCCGATGGTAATGCATCGACATTTGAATTAGTAACATAAGGGTTTATAACTGTAAGAATCCCGCACGATCAAAGAGAGGACTTTCGATCGAAATTGCGAAATAACGAAATACTCTAGGGATAAGTTAGCGACGAAGGATCGCGGTAAAAATATTCGTGGATTCACATGATTATTCAAAGGGCGCGTTATTAGAAAGACACAGAATGTGATTTTCTCGATTTACCAAGGCGCTAATCGGGGGGCAGTGATCGCAATCAGTCGATTTCTATCGGTATTTATTTACGCCGATATGATtgagtttttggaaaaaattcatacgcaCCCGTACTCGTACCAAACGGGATTCcgcgtttttggctcttttaCCGTTTGAGGCTCTGCTGGAATTTCATCGTTTCGAGTCTCTTCTTTTACTCCCGTGCTCATATTCTTCGATTCGTTTATAACCGCTGATACTTTGTTGTATATTAAAAATGGACGGGGCTCGCAAGGAGGAATTTCCAATCGCGGTGACTGCTCCTGCTGACTCGAAAGACCGTCTATACTCTCTAGACGTCCGTGCGATAAAGGCGTTGACGAAGGCAATTTGTGATCCTgctgaatttgaaaatattatcgTTTTGTAAGCTCACGTCGAAGATTTATGCACTGTTCTAATTCATACGGTCATTAGATCGGATTCGTTTGTTTATCTCCAATAGGAAATTAAAGTGTCGAACAAATATTATAGTGTCCAAACGTTCGAAaagatttattattattttcaattggaaaaacagtttctaatttttcaaactaGAAAACCGCTTTAGATTTGCGCGTCATATAAATCGTTGGTTGACTCACTGTAAGAGAAGGCGCCGGAGACCCCAAATCGTCGGTGTAATAAACTGTTCTTCGAGTTCCCGGATGACCCAATGAAAGTGCATCGCCTTCCAACACGACAGGATCCACTAAGCCTGTTACACGATGATCGTCGATACTTGCGTCCGAATCATTTGAACCCGATTccgtttcataaatttttccgCTTTCCAATTGCTTCGAATCATCGGCCCAAGAACGTCGATTCTATAATTaccgaaataataaatattcatacGTTTTCCGGGCGACGTGAATCAGAATTGGACAAGTTTTGTTTAAAGCTCTTCACCGAGAAACGGATTGCTTTTTATTTACCTTCAAAAGCTCGGAACCAGCTTTCCGGATTCGCGATACAAAATTTGCTCCGAATCTTCTGTTCTTCGTCGAGCAACTTTCCAGTTTTCTGTAAtgctccattattttttcctcgagtttTTCCTTCTGTCTATACAAGTGATTGACCTTGTCCCTGTAAAATTgatgttcgaaattttcttgcaaatgatttttttttattaaatttgatCACGATTggttttattcttattttacagctattttccaatgaattttAATCCTCAATTAACGCAATTTcgttcaaatatttatcaatcAAAAGATAGAACTCATGGAATTGTGAACGTACgtgtacaatttttcttccatatgaTAATGTTCTTTATCCTCCAATGAGTGAgtcaataattcgtgataCTGACTAAAAAGCAAACTGATGTGATCCATCAATGACCGTCTATTGCTGTCTAGCCCAGAATTCATTTGCATCAACATTTCGCAGCGTTCATTCAATTTGCTTATTTGGAGCTCCATTGTCGCGCATTTATCATCCCTCGTGCTCATTTCGCCCTGCATCTCCGTTTCTTTTAGGCTCAATCGAttcatttcgattttatttttgcgGTAATCCTCCTGGAGATTTCGATACTCGATCTTCAGTTTCTCCATAGCGGTGTAAAGATTTCGGAAATCCTCCTGTGTTCAAATCAAAAGACATAGTTCAATTATAATTGCTTTTCAATTTTGGGCATCATAATTCAGTAGGATTCATTCTAGAAATCGTCGTTATCAAGTTTTTTTGATTACTTGGCTCTTACTTTTAATTTCGAGTGCTCTCCTCTTAAATTATTGAGGCTCTTAACGTGAGTGACGGCGATTTCGTGATCAGCGATCAATGCTTTGTTCTTCGCTTCCAAACGTTCGCAGGATTCGTTGAGCGCtctgttcatattttttacatcTCGAAGTTGTCCTTTGAGGGTTTCGCGCTCGAGAAGGAGATTTTCATACTCGTTGTTCAGCTGCTCGTGCAAAGATTGTAGGGTAACTTGATCGTTAACGAGTTGAGAGTGAGCTCTTTGCTGAGCAATACGATCTTTCAAAAGCTacgagaaataaatgaaaccaTAGAAGCCTCGATTATTATACAACCGTTGATAGGAACTTGTGAtgattggtaaaaaaaaaaaaaaacagaaataagctGAGCCATTATTTGTTTCTCTGATTATTATTCACCTCTTCCTTTTCTGCTACTAGCTGCGAATTCGCCAGTTGCAAAGCTGTGTGTTGGGTCGTAAGGGATGTACTTTGCGACTGTAGCGTCGTTACTGAAACTTGAAGTTGAGCTTTTTCCgatttcagctgctctgctcTTGCTTGACTCGTGTTTGATCGTTTTGAAAGGTTTTCTATTTCTCTCTGAGAttaagaaaattttcgttattATGATTTCGGTATTACATCTTCGTCGCATAATCAAATATCGCAAAATAAATCAAACAATTACCCTTTGAGTTTCGATGATTTCTTGTAAATTCATGTTAACCGATGCATCGTAAGCAGAAGCAACGACTTTCACATCCGGCATTTTTTCGTTACAATTGCAAGTGGTCTCTGTGACGATCGATGATTTAATGTACTCGACAACCTcaggaatttgagaaattctacggaaaattgaaaaatgatgatagaTTCACAAAATTGAAAAGCTTTTTAATTCCGTACGAATTAAAGGATTAAAGGAAAGACATTTGGAGCTTTCACCTCTTTAAAATATTGTCAGATGGAAGAGTGAGCAGCATTTCGGCATTAagtccaaatttttcaagtacaGTGTACAATCGTTGACTGTTTAGTTTTTCTGCAACAAGATTGGATTGCAGAGTCTCGAGAGTTTCGCGATCGATTGCTGCTCGGGAGTCTAATTCTTTACTTGATCTTTCGATCTCTTGAAGCCTGGAAAAGTATATAaatgaaattacatttttattttttggtcCAGCGTTATATTTCGtaatttcgaatattcaatGATTCCGTCATTTTGAAAAGTAATAAGTAATTGCTTTTACAATAATTGTGTATTTACCTAGTTATTTGCTCGATGTATACGTCTCTTTCGTTCTCGAGTTGAGAGACTCGTCTCTCCAACACTTCGACATTATTGGTTGATGTATCAAGCGCCACGTCTTTTTCCTaaagaagaaaatggaaataagAATGTTCCGTTTAGtgcagtaaaaaaatatcatttttgagGGTCAAATTTTCAGGTATATTACCTCGATTGTTTCGCGATATTTGTAAATATCGCGTAACGCGCTCTCTTTATCTTTTTCCAACAtcgcaattttcatttcgagctCGGAACATTTAGATTCAGTTTTCTCGGCACtgttttccacattttttagTCCTTCGAGTTTTTGATTTGCTATTTCGAGTGAACGATCAAGGTCGTCGGCTCGTCTTTGAACGCTTTCGAGAAGTGACTgaattctttgtttttctttaataacGCCATCATAATTGTTTTCTAACTGCAATATTTTGTTGTGTTGGATCTGTAAAAACGTATTGGAAAATGTTCGCTGTAGAAAAGTAACGAAATAATCTCAcaacttatctttttttttcgtaatatcAACAATcatatttttgatgaatatttaaaaatcattGCTAACTTGATATTCTTGCTGTTGACGTTCGAAAGAAGCTCGTTGATTTTTTAGAGTAtcctgcaattttttattctcctccAAAGCTTGCCTGCAGACGAGTTCCAAGTCCGAGTTTTGTTGACAAAGACGTTCGTTTCCATCATTAAGAGATTCTATTTTCAGTgaaagtttctttttctctttttccagtTCAAGAACTCGTGACGATGTCTCGTGAAATGAGTTTTCCTTTAGAGTATCGATTAACGTATTTAATCGACGATTCTCTAACTCGAGCTTCAGTGCTCGGGTTTGTGCGTTGTTTGTCAGCTGCTCCGATAACCTGTTGTCGGATGTgtctgaaaaatgaagaattataTTTCATGTTGACGCCTGAAGGACTTACAATTCGGCAATTTAATTATGCTAAAATGAAATTGGCAGAAATTTACCTGGTTCTTCAGTTTCGCTAATCGAGCCAGCTAAAGCTGCTTCTTCAGCTGCTGCTTTTTTCAATCTGTGCAGTtgagaattttcttcaaaaagttcttggtatttttctttctccgcgGTACGTTCCtgaattttgtcaattttttaaaaataatacatgTGCTTCTATCTCGTTTTACTGAATATCAGGTGACCTTACAGCGTTTTTATTTGTTCAAACAAACAAATTAATACTGAATTTCACTGcagaacattttttgttcaactCACCAAAGCCATTTCGTTTACAAGCTGTTTGTACTCAATTATTTGAGCCTCGAGCTCTAAAACTTTGTCAGCACGTCGTCTCGATGAGTTCAATTGTTCCTCCAACATTTCTCGATTTTCCATCAATACTCTAAAAAAccgtttgattgaaaaatcgaattttggacgaagaaaatttgttCTCAATAACTCTTGAGGGATTTTACCTATTATCTTCACGAAGCTCTTCGATACGAGTTTTGTAAAATTCTATGTCCGTTAGTTTTTCACGATATCGAGCCACTTCCATTTCCAAACGGTCAGCACGCTCGGCTCTTTCATTCACAGCGTCCAATTCGTCTCTGTAGGATTTTGCGGTACGCGCTTCATGCATTAATTCTTGATtctgaataaatttgaaaaataattgataattGAACAATGGTGATAgttagaaaaatgattaaattaacatttattattcgagAAATCACTTTGTTACTTGAACAATGTAAATATTGTATAATTGCAAATTTCTCATTAGAAAGGTTTATCTTATATCTGAAAGATTCTTTACTTCTTGTTTGAGTTTAGCGAGTGACGCTTTATTGTGTTCGAGTTCCTCTTTGCATTCGAGAAGTGcttcagttttttcttctctgtaAGAttaggaaaataaataaataagtcAATTACGGGCGaagaatgaacatttttccagaacaatgaaaaaagaaaatgattcaGGTATCAGCATTTATTTTCTGTACTTACAATTCTTGACGCTGTTTTCTGACTTTAGATTTCCAGTCAGCCAATTCAACAGCGAAATGATGATTTTCTTCTCGTTCCAATTTTGCTTGAGTACTTTGAGCCTTCTTTACACCCTCTTCGCTCTCAGGATCAACCGGACAATCGTTAGTTCCAGACATATTGTTAATTACAGCACATTTctgaggaaaagaaaaaatcaacgattcACACTCACTTGCGAATATTTCAGAAAAAAggttcaagtttttttcattaagagcaaaataacatttaaaaaatacctCTCGATAGAGATCACGTTCTTGTAGCAACTGTTTGATTTGTTTGAATAGGCCTGCCAAATTAGCGTTCTCCATGGAGTCCTGAGTAATAACAATATCAGGTTGATCCGTAACTTGTTTAATACAGTCGACAATCGCCAATTGAGTGTCCAAATTAAGGGTTTTGATTTTTGTAATAAATTGCTTCTTATTTGGACACTGAACAGCGCAGCCCAGCAACAAAAGTAATAATAATCGAGCATCTTGAACGTGCGATTCAGGCTCTTTGCCCAAATTTTCTGTGTCCGGTTGTTTGATTATCAAGTGGCCTAATTCTTCTTCGTAAAATTGTTTGATGTTGCCCACAatcgttttcaaatttttggctcgtaaggtatgatttccaCCTGTGGGTACTACACCGTCGTACAAAGGCTCTGGATCACTGAAATCATGTGAACATTGCACATATAAATATTCTGACATTATGTTATTTTGAAAAGTATTTTGCGTAAAATTGtttgattaaaaatattcaatgttcATGAAATTATGAATATTATTACTATTTCACGACTTTCATGAAAGAATCGTTCGTCACATCATGACATACGTGAATGATTTTGATATTATAGTATTAGAATAGCACAATTAATTTTGTACAAAAAATGAactagaaatttttaattatttctgaAAAGCTTTtgcaaaaaattatatatatgaatgataaaaaacgttataaaaatatgatttccTGGGAATTGGATAAAATATAAGTGCAATGGTAATGCACTTATATTTTGCACATTATTGTGTTATTGATGTAATGGATAcagttatatatttttcatcactGTGAGTATGCGACTGACAGTTTGAAGAATTGTAATAATTCAGCACTGTTTTGACTGTACTGATTggcaaaacaaaatgaaatattcttcATTTAAGAAATGGTAAACCTTttgaaaaacggttttaactCACATTTGTAGAAAAACACTGTGCAACAGAACACCATCGACCAAATCGTTGTAATTCGTTAACGAGTCTGGGTCTTCCAAGCAGCTGAcgaactgtaaaaaaaaacgaatgaaagaatgaaaattctcggAACATATCATACTTCATTCTATGACCTAAATTACTCCTTGGTTGCTGAAACTCACCCATGTGACAAGAGGGCCTGCCAAAAATTCGTCTATTTGGGAGGACGccattttcctgatttttccAACGAACTCGGTATAAACCTGACAgttttttctaaattaaaTTATCGTTGGCACCTCGTAAACGCACcattttgtcaattatttgGAGAAATAAACACTGCACGCtgggaattgaaagaaaaacttcTCAAAAAACAATGTTTACGAAGATTTATCTGAACGTTCCTGACAAATTAAAACATCCGGCGATAGTTTAGCATGAATTCGGtgcgtcactttttttttccttccatcgTTATTCTTTTGGCCTTCTCCTTTTTAAACATCGAGCACCGAAAAAACAGCACTGTTTTCACGGTGAATATCCGGTATCCATAGTTTTTTAGAATGATCATCTGTTTAGCACCGAACGAAAAtgcttgttttttgtttcaaagCATTGTTTACAGATTTGAAGTGCATAGAAAACGTTGGATTATATCTTGTTTATTGGAGCGTTAGCTTTTCTACctcgttctcgttttattTCTCCGGTAAAAATAACGTTTCTAACTAGTACACGATAATACCAGTGTTTTGCTTTGATCGTATATGGATCAAATGTGTCAAACTTTTATTGTACGAACGATGTAGAAAAGATTTGTGATCGGCGATTTGTGTTGTCGCGTGCGCTACTGTACAGCGCTGTACCAAAGTATACCAACGGCTGTACGTACAGTGTGCACTGGTGCACActctcaacgttttttttctggaattatgagaaattttgagaaaggATACTACATGCCGCTTCTTGTTTCAAGAGCACAAGAGACTCGTTAGTTTCAAGAACTACCGGTTGGGGGCATATACGGCATTATATCGATATCTTGACTGTCGATAGATCTCGAACAAAAAAGAAAGCCGCGGAATTTCAACTTttgatattataaaatttcgcTTTCAGAGTTCACGCCCGGACGTCAAGatggaaattcagaaaaataaaaccaaGTTTTTTAACTCCCAACTGCCCGAAGGGTAAAAGACGGGAGTTATATGTTTCACTGCGACCAGCTGATAGGGGGGATTTCTTTGAAGCAACTTTTTCTCTGGAACGGTACACTCGTCTTGACCAATTTTTGCTCGTGTTTTTTACCCATGACGAACAGTGTTCTTAGACatatggccgttttctccgacgtaAACTcggttcaaatttttttcctatagtttcgagataggataaatcgagtttaaactcagattaacgttgAAGAAAACGGGCATAAGGCCTCTGGCACACCGCGCGTGATTAGTGATGAGCGATAGCCAATGAGAGCACTACTTTACCACCCATCGTCCGGAAAAGCAGAGTTCTCATTGGCTATATCGCTCATCGCTAATCGCGCGTAGTGTGTCAAAGAAGGCCCAGAGAgggtttttatgaaataaaaaaaaatacttgaaacaaaataaatacatttttttattcatttttcattttttattagtaaaaaaaatgaatgttggAACAAaacaacatagaaaaaaagatgtgttttcagaaaatgatttatttttcaactcttttaaagaagtaaatttaaaaaaaaatgttttaaaagaacattgaaaaaaaactcccgactaaaaaattatataccgtattgaaaataaaatgaagtcgagaaaaaagataTGTGTTTCCAGAAAGTGATTTATCTTTAAACTCTTTTGCTTAAGGAAATAGCAGTAAACTTTAAAtagattgaaataaaatagatgaAATATAATTAAGGCAGATAAGAAACCATTTAATTGTTAAGTGCAACTTCCTCGAGATTCGATTCCTACAGTTAATATTGATACATGGTAAGTCGTTTatatacaaaaatgaaaattttaatataattgtcgaagttgaatgattgTACAAAGAATCAAAGTGATAATAAAGAAAATGTAATCTCACAGAAAACTAAAATATATTGTAAACATAATAGAATTTAGTTTTCATCGGAAGATGTCTCTAGTTCTTATTCAATGATTTGATCAGATTTGATTAGAAATTTGATTCTaacattcacttttttctcgacttcattttattttcaatacgctATATGTTTTTTCAGTCGgaagtttttttaaatgttttttaaaaacattttgtttaaagtttatttctattttcttaagcAAAGTAGTTTGaagataaatcattttctggaaacacatattttttacaatgttgtctttttctaacattcatttttttctccacttcattttattttccatacgttatatgatttttcagtcgggacttttttttaaatgtttttttaaacattttgtttttatgtttGGCTACCAAAGAATATATGTGAAGCATATTCTCCGGAAtatcccatttttttatttcagaaagaaaaatatgactcatttatcaatattttataTCATGAACAACTATGAAGCTGGATTATGATTACCCAACaattgtagaaaataaatacagTTACAACACGCAAAcatcccccctcccctcccccaactattataatttaatgaaatcttttccttcgaaaaagaaaagctcttattccttcgatttttactttacgtgcagtttttattttctgtaaaaatgcaacctaaaaaaaaatactaatttcaattaattttttgagaCAGTTCAGATTACAGTTTTATTCAGTATATTTGGTCGATCGAAATTATGTCAATAACTCTAGACACACAATTAATTTTACTCGTTCGAATtcataaattatattttttcaattttcaagcttcgaaatagtcgatttttcaACATGATTTACATGTTCCTACGAATTCTATTGTAATTAGGAACTTTCGATGATGATtagcgaaaaaataaattttccaacCATTCAAATTTgtgtattcaatttttcgaagtTGATAGtggttttccaattttcatttattgtaATTAAAGACATTGCGAAAGATAGGCTtcgagaagaattgatttcgtTTAATTCATTCGTTTGCAATGGAAAGTTGGGACTCTGCGTCTAATTCTTCGTAGATCAGGAAAATGGTgtattatataatttttacaaCCTATAATTATAGCTTAAATGTCTGGGTAAGCATTTTTTGCTCATTTATTCGAAGATTTCTTGTTTCTATCTAATTATCCTacaattatatatatttatatgatttGCAGGCAAAAAACTCGAGGCGAGGGTCGATTGAAAAGCTGCTCGATCTCGGTCAACATTACAAAGAGAATTTTCTGTTTAgcatttgttgaaaaaatgattttttttttaatccattgTATATGAAAATAACTTCGTTTGctaattttcgttttattcgattttcttcGCTCCAGTAGAAGACAAATTGTTATCAATGCTTTTTATTCAACGTAGCCTCTCGTTACAGCACGTTTCAACAAGATtatacacaattttttttttcattcgtggtGTGCTAGTGTTTCAAGGATCATTTATAATGCAGGAATATTCTtcacgagtttttttcagtgaatcgtattgaaaaaaaattatctacaTTTCCATGTGGTCTGCAgcgatttgtttatttctataaattcaagaattttccatttttcgttttaatttgCATTGATTTTCGGGCCATAAGCGAATTTTATTAGAATAGAGTAACAATCTATTTTCTCAAAGATTCAATAGAATGTGAATGAAAATCTGTTGCAATAAATTgacgaaataaataataatggaaGATTCACATTTCggaattgaaagaatttaTTCAATCTTGAAATAATCCCAATCGTTCGAGAAAGAATTAGCTTAATAAAAGTTATAATCAATCATTTTGGTCTAATTAGTGATTAATTGTTGGTTGAAAGAGTATAccgaattatttttcttgtttatAGTTCTTCCATTATTTTACATCAATGTATTTCGATGTGAAGTAACAatcaaataaatcattttgctTTTGCTCACTCAGTTTCATATTTCTACCGGCTAAAAGAACTCAACTTCACGGTagttttcaaaagaaaaatagtggggaaaaacgaaaaaggagaaaatgcGAATGGAAAGTTAGGGTTTTACAGACGTGTGCGAAACGCGTTACCAGCCTACAGTACGGGAGCGACACTGTacatataataatattaattaaattctttctctcattcttcGTATTTTCTCTTTCGAGTCCATTATTGGACATTTTTcccttacttttttttatatcctctttgtgtttcagtatttttcaaaCTACTCGTCagacgtcgacgacgacggcgcTGATGGGGTTCTTCCATTACTCGTTTGATTCGCTGCCCTGGtatccagaaaaaaaataattattgttaGCTATAGGTACTGGAAGTTTCGTTGTTTAcataaaattaagaatttgcCATGTTCCTAAAAACTAACGAGAACAATGATattgtttccattcgaattcGTTTCGTatccaataatttcatttagatcattcgaaaaatcTGTAAATTTTACCTGAAAAGGGCCGCTAGACTTGGACCTACAGTGTCGCGATTTGCGTCAGCTGAACTTTGATCCCCTAAACTTTGTCTACAAATGGGACAAGTTCCGTGctggaaaataaaatggaatgTGAAGGTGCAATGAAAGCTGAAATTGCAGGTTTGTTTTGTATGCAAATAATATCAAATTactttgatggaaaaataCCAATAAcactgaaattaaaaaatatttgtcggCCTTACTTCCGGAccgattttc of Venturia canescens isolate UGA chromosome 6, ASM1945775v1, whole genome shotgun sequence contains these proteins:
- the Girdin gene encoding girdin isoform X1: MASSQIDEFLAGPLVTWFVSCLEDPDSLTNYNDLVDGVLLHSVFLQIDPEPLYDGVVPTGGNHTLRAKNLKTIVGNIKQFYEEELGHLIIKQPDTENLGKEPESHVQDARLLLLLLLGCAVQCPNKKQFITKIKTLNLDTQLAIVDCIKQVTDQPDIVITQDSMENANLAGLFKQIKQLLQERDLYREKCAVINNMSGTNDCPVDPESEEGVKKAQSTQAKLEREENHHFAVELADWKSKVRKQRQELEEKTEALLECKEELEHNKASLAKLKQENQELMHEARTAKSYRDELDAVNERAERADRLEMEVARYREKLTDIEFYKTRIEELREDNRVLMENREMLEEQLNSSRRRADKVLELEAQIIEYKQLVNEMALERTAEKEKYQELFEENSQLHRLKKAAAEEAALAGSISETEEPDTSDNRLSEQLTNNAQTRALKLELENRRLNTLIDTLKENSFHETSSRVLELEKEKKKLSLKIESLNDGNERLCQQNSDLELVCRQALEENKKLQDTLKNQRASFERQQQEYQIQHNKILQLENNYDGVIKEKQRIQSLLESVQRRADDLDRSLEIANQKLEGLKNVENSAEKTESKCSELEMKIAMLEKDKESALRDIYKYRETIEEKDVALDTSTNNVEVLERRVSQLENERDVYIEQITRLQEIERSSKELDSRAAIDRETLETLQSNLVAEKLNSQRLYTVLEKFGLNAEMLLTLPSDNILKRISQIPEVVEYIKSSIVTETTCNCNEKMPDVKVVASAYDASVNMNLQEIIETQRREIENLSKRSNTSQARAEQLKSEKAQLQVSVTTLQSQSTSLTTQHTALQLANSQLVAEKEELLKDRIAQQRAHSQLVNDQVTLQSLHEQLNNEYENLLLERETLKGQLRDVKNMNRALNESCERLEAKNKALIADHEIAVTHVKSLNNLRGEHSKLKEDFRNLYTAMEKLKIEYRNLQEDYRKNKIEMNRLSLKETEMQGEMSTRDDKCATMELQISKLNERCEMLMQMNSGLDSNRRSLMDHISLLFSQYHELLTHSLEDKEHYHMEEKLYTDKVNHLYRQKEKLEEKIMEHYRKLESCSTKNRRFGANFVSRIRKAGSELLKNRRSWADDSKQLESGKIYETESGSNDSDASIDDHRVTGLVDPVVLEGDALSLGHPGTRRTVYYTDDLGSPAPSLTQDHKLPSSTPLSHGRLESIDGLSSQQEQSPRLEIPPCEPRPFLIYNKVSAVINESKNMSTGVKEETRNDEIPAEPQTVKEPKTRNPVWYEYGCV
- the Girdin gene encoding girdin isoform X2, which encodes MASSQIDEFLAGPLVTWFVSCLEDPDSLTNYNDLVDGVLLHSVFLQIDPEPLYDGVVPTGGNHTLRAKNLKTIVGNIKQFYEEELGHLIIKQPDTENLGKEPESHVQDARLLLLLLLGCAVQCPNKKQFITKIKTLNLDTQLAIVDCIKQVTDQPDIVITQDSMENANLAGLFKQIKQLLQERDLYREKCAVINNMSGTNDCPVDPESEEGVKKAQSTQAKLEREENHHFAVELADWKSKVRKQRQELEEKTEALLECKEELEHNKASLAKLKQENQELMHEARTAKSYRDELDAVNERAERADRLEMEVARYREKLTDIEFYKTRIEELREDNRVLMENREMLEEQLNSSRRRADKVLELEAQIIEYKQLVNEMALERTAEKEKYQELFEENSQLHRLKKAAAEEAALAGSISETEEPDTSDNRLSEQLTNNAQTRALKLELENRRLNTLIDTLKENSFHETSSRVLELEKEKKKLSLKIESLNDGNERLCQQNSDLELVCRQALEENKKLQDTLKNQRASFERQQQEYQIQHNKILQLENNYDGVIKEKQRIQSLLESVQRRADDLDRSLEIANQKLEGLKNVENSAEKTESKCSELEMKIAMLEKDKESALRDIYKYRETIEEKDVALDTSTNNVEVLERRVSQLENERDVYIEQITRLQEIERSSKELDSRAAIDRETLETLQSNLVAEKLNSQRLYTVLEKFGLNAEMLLTLPSDNILKRISQIPEVVEYIKSSIVTETTCNCNEKMPDVKVVASAYDASVNMNLQEIIETQRREIENLSKRSNTSQARAEQLKSEKAQLQVSVTTLQSQSTSLTTQHTALQLANSQLVAEKEELLKDRIAQQRAHSQLVNDQVTLQSLHEQLNNEYENLLLERETLKGQLRDVKNMNRALNESCERLEAKNKALIADHEIAVTHVKSLNNLRGEHSKLKEDFRNLYTAMEKLKIEYRNLQEDYRKNKIEMNRLSLKETEMQGEMSTRDDKCATMELQISKLNERCEMLMQMNSGLDSNRRSLMDHISLLFSQYHELLTHSLEDKEHYHMEEKLYTDKVNHLYRQKEKLEEKIMEHYRKLESCSTKNRRFGANFVSRIRKAGSELLKNRRSWADDSKQLESGKIYETESGSNDSDASIDDHRVTGLVDPVVLEGDALSLGHPGTRRTVYYTDDLGSPAPSLTDHKLPSSTPLSHGRLESIDGLSSQQEQSPRLEIPPCEPRPFLIYNKVSAVINESKNMSTGVKEETRNDEIPAEPQTVKEPKTRNPVWYEYGCV